The stretch of DNA GCCGTATCGCCGACCGCACCGGAATCCCGATGCCCGACGCCCAGGAGATCGCCGCGGAGCGGGCGTCGGTCGAGAAGGTCGGCTTCGCCGCACTCGCGACCCGCCATTATGCCTGGGGCACTGCGCTTCTCGGACTGATGAGCTTCTCCGGACTGCTGCTCACGTACGGGCTCAACACCTGGCTGCCGAAGATCATGGAGGACGCCGGTTTCAACGCGAAAGGCTCGCTGTCGTTCCTGCTCGTCCTCAACGGCGGCGCCATTCTCGGCGGTCTGATCGCGTCCAAGATCGCCGACGGCATCGGACCGCAACGCGTCGTCGCCACCACGTTCGGTCTCGCCGCGCTGGCCCTGATCCTGCTGACGCTCGGCTTCCCGCTTCCGGTGCTTCTCGCGTCCGTCGCCGTCGCCGGCGTCGGCACCATCGGCACCCAGGTGCTGATCTACGGATTCGTCTCCAACTACTACTCCACGTCCGCCCGCGGCGCCGGGGTGGCCTGGTGCGCCGGGTTCGGCCGGCTGGGCGGCATCTTCGGCCCGCTGATCGGCGGCGCCCTGATCAGCGCAGGCATCAGCAGCCAGGTGGCGTTCTACGTCTTCGCGGGCATCGCGGTACTCGGCGGGATCGTGACGTTCTTCGTTCCGCGCGCACGGGCCATCCGTCCCGAGGCGGCGACCGCCTACTCCACCGTCCAGGTGTCGTGACCGGTCAGCAACCGCTGCAGCGAACCGTCGTCGACGGGGTCCGTCTCCCGCGCGATCTCGTTCTGCAGGCGAACCATGTCGTCGTACGTGTCCCGCGCGACGCTGCGGAACACGCCGGTGACGGTGTGGGTGAGGTCCTGATCCGACAGCCTCGACAAGGCATACGCGTAGTCGGGGTCGTCGGTGTGGGCGTCGTGCACCACGATCTCGTCCCGGTCGACGTGGGTGGTCGCGGCGACCTTCAGGCCGAAACCCGATCGGATGACGCAGTATTCGCCTGATCCGC from Rhodococcus opacus B4 encodes:
- a CDS encoding MFS transporter, with the protein product MNPSTPDTWASPRHRSAVTWIVAIATIAIIFDGYDLVVYGTILPTLMNDPGQLGEISAQQAGALGSYALIGVMVGALTAGAIGDYLGRRRMMLVNIVWFSIGMGLAAMSTSVTMFGLLRFFTGIGVGGLVATAGAMVAEFAPPGKRNLYNAIVYSGVPAGGVLASILAIVLRDTIGWRGLFWIGALPIVILLPLALVKLPESPKWLVARGREDEARRIADRTGIPMPDAQEIAAERASVEKVGFAALATRHYAWGTALLGLMSFSGLLLTYGLNTWLPKIMEDAGFNAKGSLSFLLVLNGGAILGGLIASKIADGIGPQRVVATTFGLAALALILLTLGFPLPVLLASVAVAGVGTIGTQVLIYGFVSNYYSTSARGAGVAWCAGFGRLGGIFGPLIGGALISAGISSQVAFYVFAGIAVLGGIVTFFVPRARAIRPEAATAYSTVQVS